In one window of Limnohabitans sp. MORI2 DNA:
- the glpK gene encoding glycerol kinase GlpK: MPEPIFLLALDQGTTSSRAIVFTQDGVVHSMAQQEFEQIYPEPGWVEHRPEDLWNSQLQTILQVLEKGQLSINEIAAIGITNQRETTLLWDRHTGKPIYNAIVWQDRRTEGFCLELKAKGHELRIQELTGLRIDPYFSATKLRWLLNNVPGAREKAQRGELAFGTVDTWLIWQLTGGRSHVTDITNASRTLLLNIHSGEWDDELLALFDIPRQVLPHVLPSVGDFGRVQPGLLGAGHVPVIGGVAGDQQSALLGQAGVSPGDVKNTYGTGCFMLMNTGEQALTSRNGLITTCATSFGADSGLTYALEGSVFMGGAVVQWLRDGLRAIQHSSEVEALACSVPDTQGVVLVPAFTGLGAPYWLPHARGSIQGLTRGTTVAHIARAALESIALQSAVLLQAMQRDAHGMKDCQVKALRVDGGACANNLLMQMQADLMGIPVLRPQTLETTALGAALLAGLHIQVFQDPLSLRNQMRIERVFEPQWSSDQAQSRLASWESAVAQLK; this comes from the coding sequence ATGCCCGAGCCTATTTTTTTACTTGCACTTGATCAAGGAACAACCAGCTCTCGTGCCATTGTTTTTACCCAGGATGGCGTAGTGCACAGCATGGCTCAGCAAGAGTTTGAGCAGATTTACCCTGAGCCTGGTTGGGTCGAGCACCGACCAGAAGACCTTTGGAATAGTCAGCTTCAAACCATTCTTCAAGTGCTTGAAAAAGGTCAACTTTCTATCAATGAAATTGCTGCAATCGGAATTACCAATCAGCGTGAGACCACTCTGCTTTGGGATCGTCATACAGGGAAACCAATTTATAACGCCATTGTTTGGCAGGACCGTCGAACCGAGGGCTTTTGCCTTGAGCTGAAGGCGAAGGGGCATGAGTTACGCATCCAAGAACTCACGGGCTTACGTATAGATCCCTATTTTTCCGCGACCAAGTTGCGCTGGTTGCTAAACAACGTTCCAGGAGCTAGAGAAAAAGCACAGCGTGGCGAGTTGGCGTTTGGAACGGTGGATACATGGCTGATCTGGCAATTGACAGGGGGTAGAAGTCACGTAACTGATATCACGAATGCCAGCAGAACTTTGTTGCTCAATATTCATTCAGGTGAATGGGACGATGAGCTGTTAGCTTTGTTCGATATTCCTCGCCAAGTTTTGCCTCATGTTCTGCCATCGGTTGGCGATTTCGGTCGCGTGCAGCCGGGCTTGTTAGGAGCTGGCCATGTTCCCGTTATTGGAGGGGTGGCGGGAGATCAGCAATCTGCGCTTCTGGGACAGGCCGGTGTTTCACCCGGTGATGTGAAAAACACCTACGGCACTGGATGTTTCATGCTGATGAACACTGGAGAGCAGGCCTTAACGAGTCGCAATGGACTTATCACGACTTGTGCTACAAGTTTTGGGGCCGACTCAGGGCTAACTTACGCTCTTGAGGGAAGTGTGTTTATGGGGGGGGCTGTAGTTCAATGGTTGCGTGATGGACTGAGGGCTATTCAACACAGCAGCGAGGTTGAAGCACTGGCCTGCAGCGTGCCGGATACCCAAGGTGTAGTTTTAGTCCCTGCATTTACAGGGTTAGGTGCACCTTACTGGTTACCGCATGCAAGAGGCAGCATCCAAGGTCTGACACGGGGTACTACTGTGGCGCATATCGCGCGTGCTGCTTTGGAAAGCATTGCCTTACAAAGTGCTGTTCTTTTGCAAGCAATGCAGCGTGATGCACATGGAATGAAGGATTGTCAAGTCAAGGCTTTGAGAGTTGACGGAGGTGCCTGTGCGAACAATTTACTCATGCAGATGCAAGCCGATTTGATGGGGATACCAGTCTTGCGCCCTCAAACCTTGGAAACCACAGCGTTAGGCGCCGCTTTATTGGCGGGCTTGCATATTCAGGTTTTTCAGGACCCTCTCTCGCTGCGCAATCAAATGCGCATTGAGCGCGTGTTTGAACCGCAATGGAGTTCCGATCAGGCTCAAAGTAGGCTTGCTAGTTGGGAGTCTGCAGTTGCACAACTGAAATGA